One genomic window of Denticeps clupeoides chromosome 14, fDenClu1.1, whole genome shotgun sequence includes the following:
- the LOC114803329 gene encoding G-protein coupled receptor family C group 6 member A-like isoform X2 — protein sequence MIPQISTTASATILSDKLRYLSFLRVIPSDLYQTEALAKLMDQFSWDWIGVVSIDDDYGKSALQSFLLNAEKAHVCVAYQEVIPYYLGNGETKQKIKQVVAKVRASNAQVVLLILRPELVQNLFEEAIQTNTTRTWIASDAWSMYGPLATMKDINKVGDVFGFTFTTGRIEGLENYLRNLTIGPGETNSYIEEYKQLRFNCSSPSSPFQSPLACSIPDPLSANDDYLLNKVELSELYSESVAIWAIAHALKEQLECNDSSCPGEMNFPPWKLLAKLKSLNFTLDNNTLFFDQNGDFNDGYDLINWERSGNRRIFKTRGKYSIKDRQMSISLDMITWDNPNNTITVSRCAVSCKPGTRKSDNNSCCYTCIPCDEGTYTNSEDQSSCQTCPIGTWSLKGTTKCAPRTVKYLQWFEPYPITLLAAALIGFAFVILSLTCYIVQRDSPFIKAANLQMSCFMMLGLAVSFGSVIAFMDKPNIHLCRAQQTMYAMGFTLCVSCILVKAFRTFLAFMAFDPVRQERLGKLYNPFVTMITVTSFQGLICTLWLTYDSPDVDNTPPSNQSMIHVLQCTGGSNIGFAVMHSYIALLAFICFLLAFKGRKIPQDYNETGIIIFSMLIHLFVWLCFIPIYITRNESRPVVQASAILVSNFGIIFCHLVPKCFRALCDSSAHLRNILTTFAAQTETPKLSPCQNHTIGLHHPVINDPNNEVVATQL from the exons ATGATCCCACAG ATAAGCACCACTGCTTCTGCAACTATACTCAGTGATAAACTGCGCTACCTCAGTTTCCTCCGGGTTATCCCTAGTGATTTGTACCAGACAGAAGCTCTGGCCAAACTCATGGACCAGTTCAGCTGGGACTGGATTGGCGTGGTGTCAATTGATGATGACTATGGCAAATCAGCTCTTCAGAGCTTCCTTCTGAATGCGGAGAAGGctcatgtgtgtgtggcttACCAGGAGGTCATCCCCTACTACCTGGGTAATGGGGAGACCAAACAGAAGATTAAGCAGGTGGTAGCGAAGGTCCGAGCCTCCAATGCCCAAGTTGTTTTGCTGATTCTCCGTCCAGAGCTGGTACAGAACCTGTTTGAGGAAGCGATCCAAACCAACACCACACGCACCTGGATTGCCAGTGATGCCTGGTCCATGTATGGACCCTTGGCCACCATGAAAGACATCAACAAAGTGGGCGACGTGTTTGGTTTCACGTTCACGACAGGGAGGATTGAAGGGCTGGAAAACTACCTGAGGAACCTGACAATTGGTCCAGGAGAGACCAACAGCTACATTGAAGAGTACAAGCAGCTCAGATTCAACTGCTCCTCTCCTTCCAGTCCCTTTCAGTCACCCCTAGCCTGCAGTATCCCAGACCCACTATCAGCTAATGATGACTACCTGTTGAACAAAGTGGAACTGTCAGAACTCTACAGTGAGAGCGTGGCTATCTGGGCAATTGCTCATGCATTGAAAGAACAACTTGAGTGTAATGACAGCAGCTGCCCCGGAGAGATGAACTTTCCCCCATGGAAG CTTCTTGCGAAACTGAAAAGTCTTAATTTTACACTCGACAACAACACATTGTTCTTTGACCAAAATGGCGACTTTAATGATGGTTACGATCTCATTAACTGGGAAAGATCTGGCAATAGGAGAATATTTAAAACTCGTGGAAAATACAGCATAAAAGACAGACAAATGTCCATCTCCTTGGACATGATTACTTGGGATAACCCCAACAATACT ATAACCGTGTCCAGGTGCGCAGTGTCCTGTAAACCCGGCACCCGGAAATCAGACAACAATTCCTGTTGCTACACCTGCATACCTTGTGACGAAGGAACCTACACTAACAGTGAAG ATCAAAGCAGCTGCCAGACTTGTCCCATTGGTACCTGGTCTCTGAAGGGAACTACTAAATGTGCACCCCGCACTGTAAAATATCTGCAGTGGTTTGAACCCTACCCCATCACTCTGCTGGCGGCAGCACTAATAGGGTTTGCATTTGTTATTTTATCGCTGACCTGCTACATCGTGCAGAGGGACAGCCCTTTCATAAAGGCAGCCAACTTGCAAATGTCCTGTTTCATGATGCTTGGACTGGCAGTGAGTTTCGGCAGCGTCATTGCCTTCATGGACAAGCCCAACATTCACCTCTGTCGTGCCCAGCAGACCATGTATGCCATGGGCTTCACTCTCTGTGTCTCTTGTATCCTGGTCAAGGCTTTCCGCACCTTCCTGGCCTTCATGGCCTTTGATCCTGTAAGACAGGAACGACTGGGGAAACTCTACAATCCGTTTGTCACCATGATCACTGTCACCTCCTTTCAAGGCCTCATTTGTACTTTGTGGCTAACTTATGACTCCCCGGATGTGGACAACACACCCCCATCAAACCAGAGTATGATCCATGTGCTGCAATGTACTGGGGGATCTAACATTGGCTTTGCAGTGATGCACAGCTACATTGCCCTGTTGGCCTTCATCTGCTTCCTGCTGGCCTTCAAAGGCAGAAAGATTCCACAAGACTACAATGAGACAGGCATCATCATCTTCAGCATGCTCATCCACCTATTTGTGTGGCTGTGCTTCATCCCCATCTACATCACCAGGAATGAGTCGCGGCCAGTAGTGCAGGCCTCCGCCATTCTGGTCTCCAATTTTGGCATCATATTCTGCCACTTAGTGCCAAAGTGCTTCAGAGCTCTCTGCGACAGCTCTGCACACCTCAGAAACATTTTGACCACATTTGCTGCTCAGACTGAAACACCAAAACTATCACCCTGCCAAAATCACACCATCGGTTTACATCATCCTGTCATCAATGATCCTAATAATGAAGTTGTGGCCACACAGCTTTAG
- the LOC114763403 gene encoding ankyrin repeat domain-containing protein 9: MRRSATRPHASRAEAMSSSAPSKGGDKCGQRKHLSFLFYQAVRDLKPVWKLEDMRTMETFYWEENASQRTYSPSEALLYAIVHDHQAYAQYLLSHYSDGALAMPGERFCCCQTSAPHLAMAVRYDRRDILGLILQVAHRLPSLRTYLNRGGCFHLEDGKTPLHVACELLRSEAVVLLLGNGASPQVEDHNGMTPLDVILEQLWDSKVNAAAKKVCLDHLLMFMPEVHFKMKGELQKDPACWSRLLGEDKFNYLVGKNPAPLFLMAMQKILQQLPPEQFPRSLEELPIPPALKPLPGSCGQPGKRKVF, translated from the coding sequence ATGAGGAGGTCGGCTACGCGGCCGCACGCCAGCAGAGCCGAGGCGATGTCGTCCTCGGCGCCGAGCAAGGGGGGCGACAAGTGCGGGCAACGCAAGCACCTCTCGTTCCTCTTCTACCAGGCCGTGCGCGACCTGAAGCCCGTGTGGAAGCTGGAGGACATGCGCACCATGGAGACCTTCTACTGGGAGGAGAACGCGAGCCAGAGGACGTACAGCCCCTCGGAGGCGCTGCTCTACGCCATCGTGCACGACCACCAGGCTTACGCGCAGTACCTGCTGAGCCACTACTCGGACGGCGCCCTGGCCATGCCGGGCGAGCGCTTCTGCTGCTGCCAGACCTCGGCGCCGCACCTGGCCATGGCGGTCCGCTACGACCGGAGGGACATCCTGGGCCTGATCCTGCAGGTGGCGCATCGGCTGCCGAGCCTGCGCACTTACCTCAACCGCGGCGGGTGCTTCCATCTGGAGGACGGGAAGACCCCCCTGCACGTGGCGTGCGAGCTGCTGCGCTCCGAGGCGGTGGTCCTGTTGCTTGGCAACGGAGCCTCTCCTCAGGTGGAGGACCACAATGGCATGACCCCTCTGGACGTGATCCTGGAGCAGCTGTGGGACTCCAAAGTCAACGCGGCGGCTAAGAAGGTGTGCCTGGACCACCTGCTCATGTTCATGCCCGAGGTCCACTTCAAGATGAAGGGCGAGCTGCAGAAGGATCCCGCCTGCTGGTCCAGGCTCCTGGGGGAGGACAAGTTCAACTACCTCGTCGGAAAGAACCCGGCACCGCTGTTCCTCATGGCTATGCAAAAAATCCTCCAGCAGCTGCCACCGGAGCAGTTCCCCAGGAGCCTGGAGGAGTTGCCCATCCCGCCTGCCCTGAAGCCCCTGCCAGGTTCCTGCGGCCAGCCGGGCAAGCGGAAGGTCTTCTAG
- the LOC114803315 gene encoding ornithine decarboxylase-like translates to MANFNLHICRDGLTATDFRDNKIKELSVGNRDAFHTADLGNILQKHLCWKRNLPHVTPFYAMKCNNSLPILSMLADLGTSFDCASPAEIQSILSLDVHPSRIIYANPCKQESHIRYACNNGVQMMTFDCEEELVKIVDNHKNAKLVLRISVDDSKAALRLSSKFGTPLWQWPRLLERAKELCLEVIGISFHVGSGCSDPKAFSQAISDAHKAFTMGVELGFNMTLLDIGGGFPGSENTAVKFEDFAAEINLALDTYFPAQGKVKIIAEPGRYYVASSYTLALNIIGKKAVMKNHNDGNKGIMYYVNDGIHGSFNMDDPVNSNIQPYLHKKSRSDHHPYPSAIWGPTCDSFDLLVKHLFLPEMEVGDWLLVDNMGAYTCVMGSNFNGFRRADTYFVMSQDAWEKMQDICGQRTMSKLHICSHEC, encoded by the exons ATGGCCAACTTTAACCTTCACATCTGCAGAGACGGGCTCACGGCTACAGATTTCAGGGACAACAAAATCAAAGAGCTTTCTGTG GGCAACCGggacgccttccacacagccgATCTGGGAAACATTCTGCAGAAGCACCTCTGCTGGAAGCGCAATCTTCCCCACGTCACACCCTTCTATGCCATGAAGTGCAACAACAGCCTGCCCATCTTGTCCATGCTTGCGGACCTTGGGACAAGTTTTGACTGCGCAAGTCCA gCAGAGATTCAGTCAATACTGTCTCTCGATGTACATCCCAGCAGAATCATCTATGCAAACCCTTGCAAGCAGGAATCCCACATCAGGTACGCCTGCAACAACGGCGTTCAGATGATGACCTTCGACTGTGAGGAGGAGCTGGTGAAGATCGTTGATAATCATAAAAATGCCAA ACTCGTTTTGCGTATAAGTGTTGACGACTCCAAAGCCGCATTGAGGCTCAGCTCCAAATTTGGGACCCCGCTCTGGCAGTGGCCCAGGCTCTTAGAGCGAGCCAAGGAGCTCTGCCTGGAGGTGATCGGGATCAGCTTCCATGTGGGATCCGGGTGCAGTGATCCCAAAGCCTTTAGTCAGGCCATTTCTGATGCACACAAGGCTTTTACCATGGGC GTGGAACTGGGCTTCAACATGACTTTGCTGGATATCGGAGGAGGATTTCCAGGGAGCGAAAATACAGCTGTAAAGTTTGAGGAT tTTGCAGCCGAGATAAACCTGGCACTGGACACATATTTCCCTGCACAGGGCAAAGTCAAGATCATCGCTGAGCCCGGTCGATACTATGTGGCTTCATCCTACACCTTAGCCTTGAACATCATTGGCAAGAAAGCGGTTATGAAGAATCACAATG ACGGGAACAAAGGCATCATGTATTATGTCAACGATGGGATTCACGGCTCGTTCAACATGGATGACCCAGTGAATTCCAACATCCAGCCATACTTGCACAAG AAGTCTAGGTCTGATCATCACCCGTACCCTTCCGCCATCTGGGGTCCCACCTGTGACAGCTTTGACCTGCTGGTGAAGCATCTCTTCCTGCCAGAAATGGAGGTGGGTGATTGGCTGCTGGTGGACAACATGGGCGCCTACACCTGCGTCATGGGCTCCAACTTCAATGGCTTCAGGAGAGCTGACACCTACTTTGTAATGTCCCAGGATGCGTG GGAGAAGATGCAAGATATCTGTGGGCAAAGAACTATGTCTAAACTACACATTTGCAGTCATGaatgttaa